The following are from one region of the Pocillopora verrucosa isolate sample1 chromosome 3, ASM3666991v2, whole genome shotgun sequence genome:
- the LOC136279521 gene encoding uncharacterized protein, whose protein sequence is MQLRFLILVILCAAKILHVFGKCCPPTYSISGYHLSGHVMSTTIVSNLSECVTTCVTMLRCKSLNFRLRNKSCELNDAGRHAHPEDYGPKAGFIYMDVSESPKSCAAIQQVWPQAESGYYWITIGNREVQVYCDMMNYGGGWTLVVTVSSKSNDHLQGAEVQCFKPTLCVPFVEVNSDITARKLGDEDIHEMMHFQGTFRVDVLTKNVTYTVFYQIPSGPEKFNSACGYRTCPRIIISHSYPYQWETSDCTNIDVGYRIHPGCHRVFDGYDDKECGHLWASSNPGRRALYGYPQCGGKNSHGIYHNNAGMLFVK, encoded by the exons ATGCAGCTTCGTTTCCTTATTCTGGTCATTTTATGTGCAGCAAAGATCCTCCACGTCTTCGGAAAATGTTGTCCTCCGACTTACTCAATAAGCGGCTACCACCTGTCTGGTCACGTGATGTCCACCACGATTGTCTCCAATCTTTCCGAATGTGTGACCACGTGTGTAACTATGCTTCGCTGCAAAAGTTTAAACTTTCGTTTGAGAAATAAGTCATGTGAATTGAATGACGCAGGAAGACATGCCCACCCAGAGGATTATGGACCAAAAGCAGGATTCATCTACATGGATGTGTCTGAATCACccaag TCTTGTGCAGCAATACAGCAGGTATGGCCTCAGGCGGAAAGTGGATATTATTGGATAACGATTGGGAACAGAGAAGTTCAGGTTTATTGTGATATGATGAACTATG GTGGCGGTTGGACTTTGGTAGTGACCGTTAGCTCCAAGAGTAACGATCACCTTCAAGGTGCTGAAGTACAATGCTTTAAACCCACATTGTGTGTTCCCTTTGTCGAAGTGAACAGCGACATCACGGCGCGAAAATTAGGAGACGAAGATATACACGAAATGATGCATTTTCAAG GAACTTTTAGAGTTGATGTTTTAACAAAGAATGTTACTTACACCGTTTTTTACCAG ATACCAAGTGGGCCAGAAAAGTTTAATTCAGCATGTGGCTATAGAAC GTGTCCACGCATAATCATTTCTCATTCTTATCCTTATCAATGGGAGACAAGCGATTGTACAAATATTGACGTGGGCTACCGCATACACCCCGGTTGCCACAGAG TCTTCGACGGATATGACGATAAGGAGTGTGGCCATTTGTGGGCTTCATCAA ACCCTGGAAGACGAGCCTTGTATGGTTATCCACAGTGCGGAGGCAAAAATAGTCACGGAATCTACCACAACAACGCAGGGATGTTGTTTGTAAAATAA